A stretch of Carya illinoinensis cultivar Pawnee chromosome 14, C.illinoinensisPawnee_v1, whole genome shotgun sequence DNA encodes these proteins:
- the LOC122293252 gene encoding vacuolar cation/proton exchanger 3-like, whose translation MDSQPPAAAEEALMNNMENGGRGEPKGLVNKEPWNGRSAHNVSSSILRKKSDPALVSKIRFKMLRQLLANLQEVVLGTKLAILFPAIPLAVVADFHNFGRPWIFTLSLLGLAPLAERVSFLTEQIAYYTGPTVGGLLNATCGNATELIIALFALHENKIHVVKYSLLGSILSNLLLVLGTSLLCGGLANLKKEQRYDRKQADVNSLLLLLGLLCHLLPLMFKYAAGVDNFTDRYTLQLSRASSIVMLIAYIAYIFFQLKTHREIFESQEDDEEEEKAVIGFWSAFAWLVGMTIIIAVLSEYVVGTIEAASDSWGISVSFISIILLPIVGNAAEHAGSIIFAFKNKLDISLGVALGSATQISMFVVPLSVIVAWIMGIRMDLDFSLLETGCLAFTIIITAFTLQDGTSHYMKGVVLFLCYLVIGACFFVDNIPMNETNSKLGVKLSSGA comes from the exons ATGGACTCACAACCACCAGCTGCAGCTGAGGAGGCATTGATGAACAACATGGAGAATGGAGGCCGAGGAGAGCCTAAGGGATTGGTGAACAAGGAGCCCTGGAATGGAAGATCAGCACATAACGTTTCGTCTTCCATTTTGCGGAAGAAGTCGGATCCAGCACTTGTTTCGAAAATTAGGTTCAAAATGCTTAGACAATTGTTGGCTAATTTGCAAGAGGTGGTCCTTGGCACTAAGCTTGCCATACTCTTCCCCGCCATTCCTCTAGCTGTTGTTGCAGACTTCCATAATTTCGGAAGA cCTTGGATATTCACCTTGAGCTTACTTGGACTCGCCCCGCTTGCTGAACGTGTCAGCTTTCTGACTGA GCAAATCGCATACTACACTGGTCCCACAG tTGGAGGGCTTCTGAATGCAACGTGTGGGAATGCAACGGAGCTAATAATTGCACTATTTGCTCTTCACGAAAACAAAATACATGTTGTCAAGTACTCCCTCTTGGGTTCCATCCTTTCCAACCTCCTCCTTGTTCTTGGCACCTCTCTTCTCTGCGGAGGCTTGGCCAacttaaaaaaggaacaaagatATGACAGA AAACAGGCGGATGTGAACTCGCTCCTCCTGTTGCTTGGATTGCTATGCCACCTATTGCCCTTGATGTTCAAATATGCCGCCGGAGTTGACAATTTCACTGATCGTTATACCCTTCAGTTGTCAAGAGCAAGCAGCATTGTCATGCTTATAGCATACATTGCATACATCTTCTTCCAATTAAAAACCCACAGGGAAATTTTTGAATCACAAGAG GATGACGAGGAGGAAGAAAAGGCAGTGATAGGATTTTGGAGTGCCTTCGCTTGGCTGGTTGGCATGACAATCATCATAGCTGTGCTATCGGAGTACGTCGTGGGAACTATCGAG GCCGCATCGGATTCTTGGGGAATCTCTGTCAGCTTCATCAGCATAATTTTGCTACCAATCGTTGGAAATGCAGCAGAACATGCTGGATCGATCATCTTTGCATTCAAGAACAAGTTG GACATATCTCTGGGTGTAGCTCTGGGATCTGCAACTCAAATTTCCATGTTTGTG GTTCCTCTAAGCGTAATTGTTGCTTGGATAATGGGTATCCGCATGGATCTTGATTTCAGTCTCCTTGAAACTGGTTGTCTTGCTTTTACGATCATtatcacagccttcactttacAG GATGGAACTTCGCATTACATGAAAGGAGTCGTACTGTTCCTATGCTACCTTGTCATTGGTGCTTGCTTTTTTGTCGATAACATCCCCATGA ATGAAACAAACAGCAAGTTGGGTGTTAAACTATCCTCTGGAGCCTGA